Proteins encoded by one window of Panicum virgatum strain AP13 chromosome 7N, P.virgatum_v5, whole genome shotgun sequence:
- the LOC120681150 gene encoding E3 ubiquitin-protein ligase EL5-like, giving the protein MSSLPEDVDAGGGGGGPPVAWWSAASPAGGDVVLSAAVLLFLALAFAFVVHHYFTVSRRGGARGGGGFVTTGVLSSAQPERRGTLREGDAAVAPRGGVEPAVLRALPVTVYSRAKGRGGEALECAVCLAELADGEAARFLPRCGHGFHAECVDLWLRGHSTCPLCRVDVDRAGALPPAPSSLALPPALPEPANYPTNLPTNVLFWGSLDTVTTTGGPSPSRGPPAALVVEVRDRETAAPAVAATPREGDAANKAQGLARLSSLRRLWSRGRHDAAAASASSSSCSQATAGDGTGTAVGNLESYVGL; this is encoded by the coding sequence ATGTCGTCGTTGCCCGAGGACGtcgacgcgggcggcggcggcggcggcccgcccgTCGCGTGGTGGAGCGCGGCCTCTCCGGCGGGAGGCGACGTCGtgctctccgccgccgtcctcctcttcctcgcccTCGCCTTCGCGTTCGTCGTGCACCACTACTTCACGGTcagtcgccgcggcggcgcgcggggcggcggcggcttcgtcaCGACCGGGGTGTTGTCGAGCGCCCAGCCCGAGCGGCGCGGCACGTTAAGAGAAGGCGATGCCGCCGTGGCCCCTCGTGGCGGCGTTGAGCCGGCGGTGCTCCGGGCGTTGCCCGTGACGGTGTACAGCAGGGCGAAGGGCCGGGGCGGCGAGGCGCTGGAGTGCGCCGTGTGCCTCGCCGagctcgccgacggcgaggcggccagGTTCCTGCCCAGGTGCGGGCACGGCTTCCACGCCGAGTGCGTCGACCTGTGGCTGCGCGGGCACTCCACCTGCCCGCTCTGCCGCGTCGACGTCGACAGGGCGGGcgccctgccgccggcgccatcGTCCCTGGCCCTCCCACCGGCGCTGCCGGAGCCCGCCAACTACCCCACAAATCTCCCGACCAACGTCCTGTTCTGGGGGTCCCTGGACACGGTGACGACGACCGGCGGCCCGAGCCCTTCCCGTGGACcaccggcggcgctggtcgtcGAGGTCCGGGACCGGGAGACAGCCGCACCGGCTGTGGCGGCGACGCCGCGAGAAGGTGACGCGGCGAATAAGGCGCAGGGCCTGGCGAGGCTGAGCTCGCTCCGGAGGCTGTGGAGCAGAGGGAGGCATGACGCGGCGGCTGCGAGTGCGAGCTCCAGTTCCTGCAGCCAAGCCACTGCAGGTGATGGCACCGGCACCGCCGTTGGAAATTTGGAATCTTACGTAGGACTATAG